A single region of the Lotus japonicus ecotype B-129 chromosome 4, LjGifu_v1.2 genome encodes:
- the LOC130711399 gene encoding cysteine proteinase mucunain-like — MAAIKAITALLFLSFTISFSLDMSIITITQQPSVPRTNEEVMAMYEEWLVKHQKVYNALGEKDKRFQVFKDNLGFIDDHNAQNNTYQLGLNRFADMTNEEYRSMYLGARSDARRRVMKAKKSITGGHRYAYNARDRLPAHVDWRLQGAVAPIKDQGSCGSCWAFSTIATVEAVNKIVTGKLVPLSEQELVDCDRAYNEGCNGGLMDYAFEFIIGNGGIDTEEDYPYKGVDGTCDPTRKNSKVVSIDGYEDVPPYNEKALKKAVSHQPVSVAIEASGRALQLYKSGVFTGQCGTSLDHGVVVVGYGSENGKDYWLVRNSWGTHWGEDGYFKLERNVKHTYTGKCGIAMEASYPVKNGQNSAISTSAYENAEVYVSSA; from the exons ATGGCAGCAATCAAGGCCATAACCGCCTTGCTTTTCCTCTCCTTCACAATCTCATTCTCTTTAGACATGTCCATCATAACAATCACTCAACAACCTAGTGTTCCTCGGACCAACGAGGAGGTTATGGCCATGTACGAGGAGTGGCTGGTCAAACACCAGAAAGTGTACAACGCCTTGGGAGAGAAAGACAAGAGGTTCCAAGTTTTCAAAGACAATTTGGGATTCATTGATGACCACAACGCTCAGAACAACACTTACCAACTCGGCTTGAACCGGTTTGCGGACATGACCAATGAGGAATACCGGTCCATGTATTTGGGTGCAAGGAGTGATGCCAGGCGCAGGGTCATGAAAGCGAAGAAGAGCATCACCGGCGGTCACCGGTATGCGTATAACGCCCGTGACCGGTTGCCGGCGCACGTTGATTGGAGGTTGCAAGGTGCGGTTGCTCCGATCAAGGATCAGGGAAGTTGTG GAAGTTGCTGGGCGTTCTCAACAATTGCCACAGTGGAAGCAGTAAACAAGATAGTCACAGGGAAGCTTGTGCCTTTGTCAGAGCAAGAACTGGTGGATTGTGACAGAGCCTACAATGAAGGCTGCAATGGGGGCCTCATGGACTATGCATTTGAGTTCATCATTGGAAATGGTGGCATTGACACTGAGGAAGATTACCCATACAAGGGTGTTGATGGCACATGTGATCCAACCAGG AAAAATTCTAAGGTAGTGAGCATTGATGGGTATGAGGATGTTCCACCATATAATGAGAAAGCATTGAAGAAAGCGGTGTCTCATCAACCCGTTAGCGTTGCTATTGAGGCCTCTGGCAGGGCTTTGCAACTCTATAAATCG ggTGTATTTACTGGTCAATGTGGGACAAGCTTAGATCATGGTGTGGTTGTTGTTGGATATGGCTCTGAAAATGGTAAAGATTATTGGCTAGTGAGGAACTCATGGGGAACTCACTGGGGTGAGGATGGTTACTTCAAGTTAGAGCGTAATGTTAAACACACCTACACTGGCAAGTGTGGAATTGCAATGGAGGCTTCATACCCAGTGAAGAATGGCCAAAACTCTGCAATCTCTACTTCAGCTTATGAAAATGCTGAAGTCTATGTTAGCAGTGCTTGA